One Anopheles marshallii chromosome 3, idAnoMarsDA_429_01, whole genome shotgun sequence genomic region harbors:
- the LOC128713644 gene encoding protein ST7 homolog — MWDSSVFLSTLTPKFYVALTGTSSLISGLILIFEWWYFRKYGTSFIEQVSINHISPWISGSDNGTDSPAPASTSGSTSGSSGTTQSMPECKVWRNPLNLFRGAEYQRFYWATQKEPLTFYDMNLSAQDHQTFFTCEGDAGKAEYEIMQTAWRERNPVVRIKAAKSALELNPDCAPAYILLAEEEATTIVEAEKILRTALKVAEGNYKRSQTFQHQGTIAEGIHRRDTNVLIYIKRRLAMCARKLGKLKEAVKMFRDLTKEISPIMNVLNIHENLLEALLEMQAYADCQAVLAKYDDISLPKSATICYTAALLKARVVAEKFSPDVASKRGLSPAEMSAVEAIHRAVEFNPHVPKYLLEMKQLILPPEHILKRGDSEALAYAFFHLSHWKNVEGALNLLHCTWEGTFRMLPYPLERGHLFYPYPTCTECADRELLPAFHEVSVYPKKELPFFILFTAGLCSITALLALLTHQYPESMGIFASTTLSWFSLPFHFVKERLEAIWPCNLLQQLSRI; from the exons ATGTGGGATTCATCGGTGTTTCTCAGCACGC TGACTCCCAAATTCTACGTTGCCCTCACCGGCACATCTAGTCTCATTTCCGGGTTGATACTAATATTCGAATGGTGGTACTTCCGGAAGTATGGAACGTCTTTCATCG AACAAGTGTCCATCAATCACATCAGTCCGTGGATAAGTGGTAGCGACAATGGCACCGATTCGCCGGCCCCAGCCAGTACGAGCGGCAGTACGAGTGGTAGCAGTGGTACCACACAAAGCATGCCCGAATGCAAAGTGTGGCGCAATCCGCTCAATTTGTTCCGTGGCGCGGAGTACCAGCGGTTCTACTGGGCCACCCAGAAAGAACCACTTACGTTCTACGATATGAACCTGTCGGCGCAGGACCATCAGACATTCTTCACCTGTGAAGGAGACGCCGGTAAGGCCGAGTACGAGATCATGCAGACGGCGTGGCGAGAGCGGAATCCGGTCGTTCGAATCAAAGCGGCCAAAAGTGCACTCGAGCTCAACCCGGACTGTGCCCCGGCCTACATACTGTTGGCAGAGGAGGAAGCGACCACGATAGTAGAGGCCGAGAAAATCCTCCGAACGGCACTGAAGGTGGCCGAAGGTAACTACAAAAGGTCACAAACCTTCCAACATCAGGGCACGATCGCGGAAGGCATccatcggcgcgataccaacGTGCTGATCTACATCAAGCGCCGACTGGCCATGTGTGCCCGCAAGCTCGGCAAGTTGAAGGAAGCCGTGAAGATGTTTCGCGATCTGACGAAGGAGATATCGCCCATCATGAACGTGCTGAACATTCACGAAAATCTGCTGGAGGCGCTGCTGGAGATGCAGGCGTACGCCGACTGTCAGGCGGTGCTGGCCAAGTACGACGATATCTCGCTACCAAAGTCGGCCACCATCTGCTACACGGCCGCGCTGCTGAAAGCACGCGTGGTGGCCGAAAAGTTCTCGCCCGATGTGGCATCCAAGCGCGGTCTCAGCCCGGCCGAGATGAGTGCGGTCGAGGCGATTCATCGGGCGGTGGAGTTTAATCCGCATGTGCCGAAGTATCTGCTCGAGATGAAGCAACTCATACTACCGCCGGAGCACATCCTGAAACGTGGTGACTCCGAGGCACTGGCGTACGCGTTCTTCCATCTCAGCCACTGGAAGAACGTCGAAGGCGCTCTCAATCTGCTACACTGCACCTGGGAGGGTACGTTCCGTATGCTGCCGTACCCGCTGGAACGTGGCCATCTCTTCTATCCGTACCCAACCTGCACGGAGTGTGCGGACCGTGAACTGCTGCCAGCCTTCCACGAGGTGTCCGTCTATCCGAAGAAGGAGCTCCCATTCTTCATTCTCTTCACAGCCGGACTCTGTTCGATTACAGCACTGTTGGCGTTGCTTACGCACCAGTATCCGGAATCGATGGGTATCTTCGCCAGCACGACGCTCAGCTGGTTCTCGCTGCCGTTTCACTTCGTCAAGGAGCGTCTGGAGGCGATCTGGCCCTGCAATCTACTCCAGCAGCTGTCGCGCATTTAA
- the LOC128713539 gene encoding coronin-1A-like, translating into MLELHPEIGEVHLTRPATAATTRSALEAIKKKFELAAAAASADVSEKLLLEKGKEPKLTFGSAGVPSTPDGTEHSPAKPPSAIGMIDSRGCAKPAKKFGGTRSEFVGKLRALCEAGGVTGLAGNGGAGAGGGGGGGGGGGGVEEKRISKSTDDIADSDDRDMTNTQLWFRGVRPSKFRHVYGLPTRKECCYTDISVVRSGNDGNFCAVNPTFLAIVADTTFVVIPIATTGRIDFQCCKVIGHAGQILDLKWNPFDDHTIASASDDCTIKIWNIPEGGLANNLTSYVTELVGHKRKVLHIEWHPTASNVLLSAGFDHQVCVWDVGNTERPLLNVIDCHVDMIYSLAINRDGSMIATTSKDKKLRVIEPRSGIVVSEGICHMGTKCSKAVFLDNGRILTTGFSRHSDRQYAVWDQHDLRKPLTQEVIDSSSGIVTPYYDYDTRMVYLAGKGDGNIRYYEVVDEPPYVHYLNQFLSGQPQKALGFMPKRGLNVHQCEVFRFYKLHAAGNICEPISMIVPRKSTLFQSDLYPDTLANVPAIGAKEWFQGRNVSPVLMSMKTGESITEVSNGKTNRSSTESKIQRTHSIHLANGNQTNGGTNTNGHTAISNGTDRSYQQNGTYGSNLTNGNNHPLSIKQQQHSLNKENELLDNRKMDNNTKKFAFLSQPTIPDYRPQTIIEKSQKTSTNQSTKFHQLQAIFGQQTTNHKDIANLQNNLLSNSRNSSRNSSLENINLLNSENELRKAFNKQADEIKSLRKTLNVSEKRVRELEAEVKRLQLQLKQHQ; encoded by the exons ATGTTAGAGTTACATCCCGAAATTGGGGAAGTGCATCTTACCCGGCCGGCCACGGCTGCCACCACACGCTCCGCACTGGAAGCGATCAAGAAAAAGTTCGAACTTGCAGCTGCCGCCGCAAGTGCAGATGTGAGCGAGAAGCTTCTACTCGAGAAAGGAAAGGAACCAAAGCTGACGTTCGGTTCCGCGGGAGTTCCATCGACTCCGGACGGAACCGAGCATTCACCGGCCAAACCACCGTCAGCCATCGGGATGATTGATTCCCGTGGGTGCGCCAAACCAGCCAAAAAG TTCGGCGGAACTCGCAGCGAGTTCGTCGGCAAACTGCGTGCCCTCTGTGAAGCGGGCGGTGTAACGGGTCTCGCTGGTAACGGCGGAGCAGGAGccggaggaggaggaggaggcggaggtggtggaggtggcgtTGAAGAGAAGCGCATCAGCAAAAGCACCGACGACATTGCAGATAGCGACGATCGCGACATGACCAATACACAG CTATGGTTCCGTGGCGTCAGGCCATCGAAGTTCCGGCACGTGTACGGTTTGCCAACGCGGAAAGAGTGCTGCTACACCGACATCAGTGTGGTACGCAGTGGCAATGATGGTAACTTCTGTGCCGTCAATCCGACATTCCTGGCCATTGTGGCCGATACGACGTTCGTTGTCATCCCGATCGCCACCACCGGTCGAATCGATTTCCAGTGCTGCAAGGTGATTGGTCATGCGGGACAGATTCTCGATCTGAAGTGGAACCCCTTTGATGATCACACGATCGCATCCGCTTCCGATGATTGCACG attAAAATCTGGAACATTCCTGAAGGCGGTTTGGCTAACAATCTTACCAGCTACGTGACGGAGTTGGTTGGCCACAAGCGTAAGGTGCTGCACATTGAATGGCACCCAACGGCGTCGAATGTGTTGCTGAGTGCGGGTTTCGATCATCAGGTTTGCGTGTGGGATGTTGGAAATACCGAACGACCGCTGCTGAATGTCATCGACTGTCACGTCGACATGATCTACAGTCTCGCAATCAATCGGGATGGGTCGATGATTGCCACCACGTCGAAGGATAAGAAGTTGCGCGTCATCGAACCGCGTAGTGGAATAGTCGTCTCG GAGGGCATCTGTCATATGGGTACCAAGTGTTCGAAGGCAGTATTTCTGGACAATGGCCGTATCCTGACGACGGGTTTCTCGCGCCATTCGGACCGTCAGTACGCCGTCTGGGATCAGCACGACCTGAGGAAACCGCTCACACAGGAGGTGATCGATAGTTCGAGCGGTATCGTCACGCCGTACTACGACTATGACACGCGCATGGTGTATTTAGCTGGCAAAGGTGATGGTAACATCCGGTACTACGAGGTGGTGGACGAACCACCGTACGTCCACTATCTGAACCAATTCCTGTCCGGCCAGCCCCAGAAAGCTCTCGGTTTTATGCCGAAGCGTGGACTCAACGTGCACCAGTGTGAAGTGTTTCGTTTCTATAAACTGCACGCGGCCGGAAACATCTGTGAACCCATCTCGATGATAGTACCACGCAAGTCCACGCTGTTCCAGAGTGATCTCTACCCAGATACGCTAGCGAATGTGCCAGCGATCGGGGCCAAGGAGTGGTTCCAGGGTCGTAATGTTTCCCCAGTCCTGATGTCGATGAAGACGG gTGAGTCAATCACGGAGGTATCTAATGGCAAAACGAACCGGAGCAGCACAGAGTCGAAGATTCAACGAACACATTCCATCCATCTTGCCAACGGAAATCAAACGAACGGAGGTACCAACACTAATGGTCACACTGCAAtatcgaacggaacggatcGAAGCTACCAGCAGAATGGTACTTACGGATCGAACCTTACCAATGGCAATAATCATCCGTTGAGCAttaaacagcagcaacattcgCTCAACAAAGAGAACGAATTACTTGACAACCGCAAGATGGACAATAATACGAAGAAGTTTGCCTTCCTCTCGCAACCGACCATTCCTGACTATCGACCGCAAACG ATTATCGAAAAAAGCCAGAAAACGTCCACCAACCAGAGTACAAAGTTTCACCAACTGCAGGCAATCTTTGGGCAGCAAACTACAAACCACAAGGACATTGCCAACCTGCAAAACAATCTGCTCAGCAACTCGCGCAACAGCTCCCGGAACAGTTCGCTCGAAAACATTAACCTGCTAAACTCGGAAAACGAG CTCCGGAAGGCATTTAACAAACAGGCGGACGAAATTAAGAGTCTGCGCAAAACGCTTAACGTTTCGGAGAAGCGTGTGCGCGAGCTGGAGGCGGAAGTGAAGCGGCTGCAGCTGCAACTAAAGCAACACCAGTAA
- the LOC128713255 gene encoding U-scoloptoxin(05)-Sm1a yields the protein MKPFMLGVVFLLAAIESATAIDCYVCNTTDSTTPFQCSEWFERFDRPDLKPVDCSNVYGAKYCIKHIGRFEDGIGAKRYCSSRDLGNYCNYVRNPGDQIEYRSCIFTCDTDGCNAAPRVQSISGSLLAAVTLVVPLMQLVSTLLRQ from the exons ATGAAGCCATTTATGCTGGGAGTCGTTTTCCTGCTGGCTGCCATAGAAAGTG CCACGGCCATCGACTGCTACGTATGCAATACGACCGATTCGACGACTCCGTTCCAGTGCAGCGAATGGTTCGAAAGGTTCGATCGACCCGACCTAAAGCCAGTCGATTGTTCCAACGTGTACGGGGCAAAGTACTGCATCAAGCATATTGGCCGCTTCGAAG ACGGTATCGGTGCTAAGCGTTACTGCTCGTCGCGTGATTTAGGTAACTACTGCAACTACGTGCGGAATCCGGGGGATCAGATCGAGTACCGATCGTGCATTTTCACCTGCGACACGGACGGATGTAATGCTGCCCCGCGTGTCCAATCTATATCTGGCAGTCTGCTAGCTGCGGTGACTCTGGTGGTGCCCTTGATGCAACTAGTCTCCACACTTCTCAGGCAGTAG